The genomic window TTTTTTACCGGTATGAACTTTAACTTATTTTTTATGTATCCGGGAATTTCAATAAGATCTTTCATATTTTCCTCGGGTATAATCACCGTTTCCATCCTTGACCTCAAGGCAGCAAGGGTCTTCTCTTTTAATCCGCCTATAGGTAATACCCTTCCTGTGAGGGTAATTTCGCCGGTCATGGCAGTTTTTCTGTTAAGAGGTTTATTTGTAATGGCACTAATCATTGCCACTGCCATTGTAATGCCTGCCGAAGGCCCGTCTTTAGGGATTGCGCCCTGCGGAATATGAATATGCATTTCAAGAGTGTCAAATACTTCCGGATTTATTCCAAGGATTTCTGTTTTTGATTTTATGTAAGTCAGTGCGGCCTGGGCGGATTCCTTCATTACATCGCCCATATTACCGGTGAGGATAAGAAGGTCTTTTTTACCTTTCCGGCAGGATGCTTCAATAAATAGCACATCTCCGCCGAATTCTGTCCAGGCAAGGCCACTTGCAACACCTGCAATATCCTGTCCATAATCGCTTTCCGGGATAAATTTTATCGGACCAGAGTATTTATGAAGATTTCTTGTGGTAATTATGGTTTTTTCCTTGTTTCCTTCGGCAATTTTTTTTGCCGCCTTCCTCCCGATAGACGCTATTTCCCTCTCAAGGTTTCTTAGGCCTGCTTCCCTCGTGTAATCCAGGATGATTTTTGTAATGGCATTATCGGCAAAGACAAGGTACTTTTCTTTTAAACCATTCTCTTTAAGCTGTTTGGGGACAAGGTACTTTTTTGCAATAGCCAGCTTCTCCTTCTCGGTATAGCCTGACAGCGCTATAACCTCCATCCTGTCCCTTAATGCGGAGGGAATAGTGTCAACCCTGTTTGCTGTTGTGATGAACATAACCTTAGAAAGGTCGAAGGGCAGGTTTAGGTAGTGGTCACTGAAAGCATTGTTTTGTTCAGGATCGAGAACTTCAAGAAGTGCACTGGACGGATCACCTCTGAAATCCATACCTATTTTATCAATCTCATCCATCATGAATACAGGATTGTTTGCTCCTGACTGCTTCAAGCCCTGGATGATCCTGCCTGGCATGGAACCAACGTATGTTCTTCTGTGCCCCCTTATTTCGGCTTCATCTTTCATACCGCCCAGGGAAATCCTCACAAATTTTCTGCCCATAGCACGTGCAATTGATTTGCCTAAAGATGTTTTGCCAACTCCCGGAGGTCCCACAAAACAGAGTATCGGGCCTTTTATCTCGCCTTTAAGCTTAATAACGCTCAGGAATTCAAGTATTCTTTCTTTGACTTTTTCAAGATCGTAATGATCCTCATCGAGCACTTTTTTTGCTGTCTTTATCTCGATGTTGTCCTTGGTGGACACACTCCAGGGAAGCTCCACGAGCCATTCTATATATGTCCGCAGCATTGATGATTCTACGGCATCAGGATGCATCATATCGAGCCGTTCAAGCTGCTTCTTTGTTTCCTTTTC from Pseudomonadota bacterium includes these protein-coding regions:
- the lon gene encoding endopeptidase La; this translates as MMETETLKIPDTLPLLPVRDMVMYPSVILPLFVGRDMSINAVEKSLSKDRLIIVVAQKDLTDEDPLPGRIYSVGVVSQIMRMLRLPDGRVKVLIQGLKKAIVKEYVQETPTFIVRIETIEEPLITEITLEIEALMRYVKEEMEKVVSMGRMVPPDILMVLDTIDEPGKLSDIAAANLGLTVEKAQEILEIIDPIARLKKLSEILGKEIELLNMQAKILSQAKDEMTKSQRDYFLREQMKAIKNELGEADERTEEIEDLQKRIKKAKMPKDVEKETKKQLERLDMMHPDAVESSMLRTYIEWLVELPWSVSTKDNIEIKTAKKVLDEDHYDLEKVKERILEFLSVIKLKGEIKGPILCFVGPPGVGKTSLGKSIARAMGRKFVRISLGGMKDEAEIRGHRRTYVGSMPGRIIQGLKQSGANNPVFMMDEIDKIGMDFRGDPSSALLEVLDPEQNNAFSDHYLNLPFDLSKVMFITTANRVDTIPSALRDRMEVIALSGYTEKEKLAIAKKYLVPKQLKENGLKEKYLVFADNAITKIILDYTREAGLRNLEREIASIGRKAAKKIAEGNKEKTIITTRNLHKYSGPIKFIPESDYGQDIAGVASGLAWTEFGGDVLFIEASCRKGKKDLLILTGNMGDVMKESAQAALTYIKSKTEILGINPEVFDTLEMHIHIPQGAIPKDGPSAGITMAVAMISAITNKPLNRKTAMTGEITLTGRVLPIGGLKEKTLAALRSRMETVIIPEENMKDLIEIPGYIKNKLKFIPVKNMDDVAKIFFGE